The DNA region CGGAGTGGGTGCGTTGCGCTTTCCAAGTGAACCCCTACGCCTATCTGAAGGCAAATGGCAAGGTCCAACCGGACCTCCAAACCGAGGCTGAATACAACAAGGCGATGGTGAGTGCTCTCACTGACGCTGGCATTGAAGCCATTGGGATCACGGACCACTGGTCAGTTGATACGGGCGCCGACCTTCGTACGGAGGCTGAAGCCGCGGGCCTCTTGGTCTTTCCGGGATTTGAAGCCACCAGTTCCGAGGGTGTCCATCTACTGATTCTCTTCGACCCGGCGACGACGGCAAGTGCAATCAACCGCCGATTAGGGGAGTGTGGCATTCCGGATGATTGCCACGAGTCGGTCCCATGTAAATTCTCTGCCGTCGATCTCCTAGAACGAGCGCGGCAGTGGAGTGCCGTCGTGATCGCGCCGCACGTGACTACGGGGGGAGGCCTCCTTCTCAAGTTGACCGGACAATCGGCCGTCACGGCTTGGACAAATGATCTACTGCATGCGGTGGCGCCGGGAGGGGCAAAGCCATCCCAAGGGCAGGCGGCAATTCTGGCTAACAAGGATGCCGGGTACAAGCGCCAAAATAGACTTGCAGTGTTGAGCGCAGCCGACATCAGCTCCCCGAGTGACGTTGCAAAGCCCGGATCGAGTAGCTGGGTGAAGCTCTCTAGCCGAACTGCCGGCGGGCTGGACCTGGCTTTCCGGACACCGTCGACTCGAGTGTCGCGAGAAGATCCCGATAGGCAGGATCACCCTAGGATCCTCGGGATCGAGTGGAAGGGCGGCTTTCTTGGCAATACGCGGATACGCTTCAATAATTCACTCAATGTTCTTATTGGAGGGCGAGGAACGGGTAAATCAACCGTCTTAGAAAGCATTCGCTACTGCCTCGGCGCGCGACCCACTGCGTCCAGATCTGTGACCGAACACGACTCAATGACAAAGCAAGTTCTCGGCGCCGGAACCGAGATTACGCTCGAGATCGAGGTTCGAACTCCCACGAGGGCCATTTACACAATCAGTCGCGTGTATGGGGAGGAGCCACGGGTTCGCGATGAGCAAGGAAAGACACTACATTCGACACCATTGGACGTCCTTGGAGATGTCGCTATATACGGCCAACGGGAACTTGCCGACCTCGCGCGTGATGGAGAGCAACTCACCCGTCTTCTAGCACTTTTTCTGCCCTCGGGGACGTTGGAGGAAAGTGCCACCCCAAGTGATGCCCTCAAAAAATCGCGTGAAGCAATCGTCGAACAACTCGACGTAATAGATAAACTCTCAAGTCAGACTGCGCGGTTGCCCATCATCGCTGAGCGGCTCGCCAGATTTGAGGCGGCTGGTGTTGGGGAGCGGCTCGAATCGCAAAACACCGTAAAACGAGAAGAGGACTTCTTCAACAGCGCTCGCGACGCGCTAACGGGTGCCAAAGTCAGCGTCATTCCCAAATTGCAATTGACCGCGGTTG from Curtobacterium sp. MCJR17_020 includes:
- a CDS encoding TrlF family AAA-like ATPase, translated to MTSRFSKLAGGTEWVRCAFQVNPYAYLKANGKVQPDLQTEAEYNKAMVSALTDAGIEAIGITDHWSVDTGADLRTEAEAAGLLVFPGFEATSSEGVHLLILFDPATTASAINRRLGECGIPDDCHESVPCKFSAVDLLERARQWSAVVIAPHVTTGGGLLLKLTGQSAVTAWTNDLLHAVAPGGAKPSQGQAAILANKDAGYKRQNRLAVLSAADISSPSDVAKPGSSSWVKLSSRTAGGLDLAFRTPSTRVSREDPDRQDHPRILGIEWKGGFLGNTRIRFNNSLNVLIGGRGTGKSTVLESIRYCLGARPTASRSVTEHDSMTKQVLGAGTEITLEIEVRTPTRAIYTISRVYGEEPRVRDEQGKTLHSTPLDVLGDVAIYGQRELADLARDGEQLTRLLALFLPSGTLEESATPSDALKKSREAIVEQLDVIDKLSSQTARLPIIAERLARFEAAGVGERLESQNTVKREEDFFNSARDALTGAKVSVIPKLQLTAVAREPGSTRDDLLVEAEAVIAGFNDAIRVAELELSEAKASAETQLAAIRSRWSGETGSIVAELDKVLRELQPDGIDGNEYLTLKREEQALSGYPEQLQAARVTLEKLRDERTDLLAAVADARAARIRNLKAAAKKVRRALPATLQATLHDGADRTPLTDLIRSLGGRFDLIRAAIDTAETLSVAAFASVCRSGADRIREVYPNVTTKQAGELASAGEGVFMEMEELEFPLTTDLQLNVGSKDSPIWRSLDHLSTGQRATALLLLLLKRGAGPLLIDQPEDDLDNRFINADIVPQLREKTGRQIIFSSHNANIPVLGDADQLVVLQAEDNGSEVIGKIAPGGLGSIDHPELEGWVEELLEGGRDAFNSRRYMYGF